Proteins encoded within one genomic window of Eurosta solidaginis isolate ZX-2024a chromosome 1, ASM4086904v1, whole genome shotgun sequence:
- the Cks85A gene encoding cyclin-dependent kinases regulatory subunit — MPADQIQYSEKYFDAIYEYRHVILPPDLTKLVPKTHLMSETEWRNLGVQQSPGWVHYMIHAPEPHVILFRRPRTDLPEGNANTNSNSNSVTVNANAEPAAAQTKQLNANNNVSVHG, encoded by the exons atgcCAGCAGATCAAATACAGTATTCAGAGAAATACTTCGATGCCATTTACGAGTATAG ACATGTCATTCTACCGCCTGACTTAACAAAGCTCGTACCAAAAACGCATCTGATGAGTGAGACGGAATGGCGTAATTTAGGTGTACAGCAGAGTCCAGGGTGGGTGCACTACATGATACATGCTCCTGAACCTCATGTAATACTGTTTCGACGTCCTCGAACAGATCTTCCAGAAGGTAATGCAAACACCAACAGCAACTCAAATAGTGTGACGGTCAATGCTAATGCTGAACCTGCAGCAGCACAAACAAAACAATTAAATGCCAACAATAATGTATCAGTACATGGATAA